One part of the Methylobacterium mesophilicum SR1.6/6 genome encodes these proteins:
- a CDS encoding HesA/MoeB/ThiF family protein, whose product MALTSDEIERYARHLVLPEIGGPGQARLRAARILVVGAGGLGAPLIQYLAAAGIGTIGIVDDDTVSLSNLQRQVIHGTPDLGRLKVESAADAVARLNPHVQIVPHVLRIDPDNAVDLISAYDLVADGSDNFATRYAVSDACFRARRPLVTAALGRFDGTLTTIRAHEAAPDGTPNPSYRCLFPNPPPPGNVPACAEAGVLGALAGVMGSLMAMEVIRAVADFGAPLVGRLLMVDARAMRFETLTYGWDPENPLSGTAVSAE is encoded by the coding sequence ATGGCCCTCACCTCGGACGAGATCGAACGCTACGCCCGCCACCTCGTGCTCCCCGAGATCGGCGGTCCCGGCCAAGCCCGTCTTCGGGCGGCTCGGATCCTTGTGGTCGGGGCCGGGGGGTTGGGCGCGCCGCTGATCCAGTATCTGGCCGCCGCCGGGATCGGCACGATCGGCATTGTCGACGACGACACCGTGTCGCTCTCGAACCTCCAACGGCAGGTGATCCACGGGACGCCGGATCTCGGCCGGCTCAAGGTCGAGAGCGCCGCTGACGCTGTGGCACGCCTCAATCCACACGTGCAGATCGTCCCGCACGTTCTGCGGATCGATCCCGACAATGCCGTCGACCTGATCAGCGCCTACGACCTGGTCGCCGACGGGTCCGACAACTTCGCCACGCGCTACGCCGTCTCCGACGCCTGCTTCCGGGCGCGCCGTCCGCTGGTGACGGCGGCGCTCGGCCGGTTCGACGGTACGCTCACCACGATCCGCGCGCACGAGGCCGCTCCGGACGGGACGCCGAACCCGTCCTATCGATGCCTGTTCCCGAACCCGCCGCCGCCCGGGAACGTTCCGGCTTGCGCGGAGGCCGGCGTTCTTGGGGCGCTAGCCGGCGTGATGGGCTCGCTGATGGCCATGGAGGTGATCCGCGCGGTGGCGGATTTCGGCGCGCCTCTGGTCGGGCGCCTTCTCATGGTCGATGCCCGCGCGATGCGGTTCGAGACGCTCACTTACGGCTGGGATCCCGAGAACCCGCTCAGCGGGACGGCGGTCTCAGCCGAATAG
- the pheS gene encoding phenylalanine--tRNA ligase subunit alpha, with the protein MTDLDTLERDLLAQVGAASDEAALDAVRVAALGKKGSVSDLLKTLGAMTPDERKERGPLINGLRDRVQGAVTARKTELAEAALEARLASERVDVTLPVREAPEVRGRIHPISQVIDEITAIFADMGFAVAEGPDIETDELNFTALNFPPGHPAREMHDTFFLAPDRDGKRKVLRTHTSPVQVRTMRSQEPPIRVIIPGRTYRHDSDQTHTPMFHQVEGLVIDKTANIANLKWVLEEFCKAFFEVDGVKMRFRPSFFPFTEPSAEVDIQCSRKGGEIRFGEGDDWLEILGCGMVHPNVLRNCGLDPDVVQGFAFGVGIDRIAMLKYGMPDLRPFFEADVRWLDHYGFRPLDVPSLVGGLTG; encoded by the coding sequence ATGACCGATCTCGACACCCTCGAACGCGATCTCCTGGCCCAAGTGGGCGCGGCGTCGGACGAGGCGGCCCTCGACGCGGTCCGCGTCGCCGCGCTCGGCAAGAAGGGCAGCGTCTCGGATCTGCTGAAGACCCTCGGCGCGATGACGCCCGACGAGCGCAAGGAGCGCGGCCCGCTGATCAACGGCCTGCGCGACCGGGTTCAAGGCGCCGTCACCGCGCGCAAGACCGAACTCGCCGAGGCCGCGCTGGAGGCGCGCCTCGCCTCCGAGCGGGTCGATGTGACCCTGCCGGTCCGCGAGGCCCCCGAGGTCCGCGGCCGGATTCACCCGATCTCGCAGGTCATCGACGAGATCACCGCGATCTTCGCCGATATGGGCTTCGCGGTCGCCGAGGGTCCGGACATCGAGACGGACGAGCTGAATTTCACCGCCCTCAATTTCCCGCCCGGCCACCCGGCCCGCGAGATGCACGACACTTTCTTCCTGGCGCCGGACCGCGACGGGAAGCGCAAGGTGCTGCGGACCCACACCTCGCCCGTGCAGGTGCGGACCATGCGGTCGCAGGAGCCGCCGATCCGCGTGATCATCCCTGGCCGGACCTACCGGCACGATTCCGACCAGACCCACACGCCGATGTTCCATCAGGTCGAGGGACTGGTGATCGACAAGACTGCCAACATCGCCAACCTGAAATGGGTGCTGGAGGAGTTCTGCAAAGCTTTCTTCGAGGTGGACGGCGTGAAGATGCGCTTCCGCCCCTCCTTCTTCCCCTTCACCGAGCCCTCGGCGGAGGTCGACATCCAGTGCTCGCGGAAAGGCGGCGAGATCCGCTTCGGCGAGGGCGACGACTGGCTCGAGATCCTGGGCTGCGGGATGGTCCACCCGAACGTGCTGCGTAACTGCGGCCTCGATCCGGATGTCGTGCAGGGTTTCGCTTTCGGCGTCGGAATCGACCGGATCGCCATGCTGAAATACGGCATGCCGGACCTGCGTCCGTTCTTCGAGGCGGATGTCCGCTGGCTCGACCATTACGGCTTCCGCCCGCTCGACGTGCCGAGCCTTGTGGGCGGCCTCACCGGCTGA
- the infC gene encoding translation initiation factor IF-3 — MPAPQKDGPRANRDIRGVREVQLIDDTGQNRGVVAFFDALNLAEEAGLDLVEIAPNSVPPVCKLLDYGRFRFNEQKKQNEARKRQKTVEVKEIKLRPGIDKHDYDTKMKSVHRFFEEGDKVKVTLRFRGREMAHQDIGLRLLERVKSETAEIAKVESEPMLEGRQMIMILAPR, encoded by the coding sequence ATGCCGGCCCCGCAGAAGGACGGGCCGCGCGCCAACCGCGATATTCGCGGGGTGCGGGAAGTGCAGCTGATCGACGATACCGGGCAGAACCGCGGTGTCGTTGCCTTCTTCGACGCGCTGAACCTTGCCGAGGAAGCCGGTCTCGATCTCGTGGAGATCGCGCCGAACTCCGTGCCGCCTGTCTGCAAGCTGCTCGATTACGGGCGCTTCCGCTTCAACGAGCAGAAGAAGCAGAACGAGGCCCGCAAGCGCCAGAAGACCGTCGAGGTGAAGGAGATCAAGCTCCGCCCCGGCATCGACAAGCACGACTACGACACCAAGATGAAGTCGGTGCACCGCTTCTTCGAGGAGGGCGACAAGGTCAAGGTGACCCTTCGTTTCCGCGGTCGTGAGATGGCTCACCAAGATATCGGCCTGCGCCTGTTGGAGCGCGTGAAGAGCGAGACCGCCGAGATCGCCAAGGTCGAGAGCGAGCCCATGCTCGAAGGCCGGCAGATGATCATGATCCTCGCGCCGCGCTGA
- the rplT gene encoding 50S ribosomal protein L20 — protein MARVKRGVTSHAKHKKVLKAAKGYYGRRKNTIRIAKQAVEKGLQYAYRDRKNKKRTFRALWIQRLNAAVREHGLTYSRFIDGLAKSGIVVDRKALSELAIHEPASFAAVVEKAKAALPQNTAKAA, from the coding sequence ATGGCCCGCGTCAAGCGCGGCGTGACCAGTCACGCGAAGCATAAGAAAGTCCTGAAGGCCGCCAAGGGCTATTACGGCCGGCGCAAGAACACGATCCGCATCGCCAAGCAGGCGGTGGAGAAGGGTCTGCAGTACGCCTACCGCGACCGCAAGAACAAGAAGCGCACGTTCCGCGCGCTCTGGATCCAGCGCCTGAACGCCGCTGTCCGCGAGCATGGCCTGACCTATTCGCGCTTCATCGACGGCTTGGCCAAGTCGGGCATCGTCGTCGACCGCAAGGCCCTGTCGGAACTCGCGATCCACGAGCCGGCGAGCTTCGCCGCCGTCGTCGAGAAGGCGAAGGCCGCGCTGCCGCAGAACACCGCCAAGGCTGCCTGA
- a CDS encoding MerR family DNA-binding transcriptional regulator produces MKIGDLAKRSGLSAHTLRHYERLGPLP; encoded by the coding sequence ATGAAGATCGGCGACCTCGCGAAGCGGTCCGGTCTGTCGGCCCACACCCTCCGCCACTACGAGCGGCTCGGGCCGCTTCCTTAA
- a CDS encoding Hsp20 family protein: MTRTSPFGHPFLLGFDEIEQALDRVSKAANDGYPPYNIERLPRTESEPERFRITLAVAGFTRDQLDVMLEESQLVVRGLQVDERERHFLHRGIAARQFQRTFLLADGMEVLGADLANGLLSIDLVRPEPDRIVRKIDIGARG; this comes from the coding sequence ATGACACGAACTTCGCCCTTCGGGCACCCTTTTCTGCTCGGCTTCGACGAGATCGAGCAGGCCCTCGACCGCGTCTCCAAGGCCGCCAACGACGGCTACCCGCCCTATAACATCGAGCGCCTGCCGCGGACCGAGAGCGAGCCCGAGCGTTTCCGGATCACGCTGGCCGTTGCCGGTTTCACCCGCGATCAACTCGACGTGATGCTGGAGGAAAGCCAACTCGTGGTTCGCGGCCTACAGGTTGACGAGCGCGAGCGGCATTTCCTCCACCGCGGCATCGCAGCACGCCAGTTCCAGCGGACCTTTCTTCTCGCGGACGGCATGGAAGTCCTCGGGGCCGATCTCGCAAACGGTCTTCTGTCCATCGACCTCGTCCGGCCGGAACCGGACCGGATCGTGCGCAAGATCGATATCGGCGCCCGCGGCTGA
- the pheT gene encoding phenylalanine--tRNA ligase subunit beta: MKFTLSWLKDHLDTEASLDTVAETLTRIGLEVEGVEDKAAALKPYVIARILTAEQHPNADRLRVCTVDTGAGAPVQVVCGAPNARADLVSVFAPPGTYVPGKNITLSVGAIRGVESRGMLCSGAELGLGDDHDGIMELPTDAPIGQPYALYAGLDDPVIEINLTANRPDCTSVHGIARDLAAAGIGTLKRETLSGVSGEGPCPVEVELAFAASDRHLAPMFALRLVRGVKNGPSPAWMQARLRAIGLRPINALVDITNYVTFDRGRPLHVFDAAKVSGALVVRRARDGESLMALDGRTYTLNGDTVVIADARGVESIAGIMGGQQSGCDAGTTDVLIESALWDPANIAQSGRRLGIITDARYRFERGVDPAFTLPGLDLATRLVVDLCGGTPTQARVAGTPPEAERIIDFPWTEVRRLAGIDVPHTEMKAILETLGFNVSGTGDRAKVLTPSWRPDVEGKADLVEEVVRIAGLDRIEAKPLPRLAGIGRPLLTAMQKRTRSAKRALASRGLMEAVTWSFVPHADAELFGGGDAALILANPIASELSDMRPSLLPGLLRAAQRNADRGYPDAALFEVGQCFASDEPEGQTIRAAGVRRGCGTLAGAGRHWDGSAKSVDAFDAKADALALLGSLGVPTGGLQITAGGPSWLHPGRSGTLRFGPKTELGWFGEVHPRILQALDLKGSLVAFEIVLDALPLPKHKPTKAKPALSLPEFQPLSRDFAFVVGRDVPAGDLVKAAQGADRKLVTGIDVFDLYEGPGVPAGAKSVAIAVRLQPVERTLTDAEIEAVSARIVAEVSRKTGATLRS; this comes from the coding sequence ATGAAATTCACCCTCTCCTGGCTCAAGGACCACCTCGACACCGAGGCCTCCCTCGACACCGTCGCCGAGACTCTCACGCGGATCGGGCTGGAGGTGGAGGGCGTCGAGGACAAGGCCGCCGCGCTGAAGCCCTACGTGATCGCCCGGATCCTGACGGCCGAGCAGCACCCGAACGCGGACCGGCTCCGGGTCTGCACCGTCGACACCGGCGCGGGCGCGCCCGTGCAGGTGGTCTGCGGCGCCCCGAACGCCAGGGCCGACCTCGTCTCGGTCTTCGCGCCGCCCGGCACTTACGTCCCAGGCAAGAACATCACCCTGTCGGTGGGCGCGATTCGCGGCGTGGAGAGCCGCGGCATGCTGTGCTCGGGCGCCGAGCTCGGCCTGGGCGACGACCACGACGGCATCATGGAGCTTCCGACCGACGCGCCCATCGGCCAGCCTTACGCGCTCTACGCCGGGCTCGACGATCCGGTCATCGAGATCAACCTGACGGCGAATCGGCCGGACTGCACCTCGGTGCACGGGATCGCCCGCGACCTCGCCGCCGCCGGGATCGGTACCCTCAAGCGCGAGACCCTGTCGGGGGTAAGCGGCGAAGGCCCCTGCCCTGTCGAGGTCGAACTGGCCTTCGCGGCATCCGACCGGCACCTCGCCCCGATGTTTGCCCTGCGGCTGGTGCGCGGCGTGAAGAACGGCCCGTCGCCAGCCTGGATGCAGGCCCGGCTGCGGGCGATTGGCCTGCGCCCGATCAATGCGCTCGTTGACATCACCAACTACGTCACCTTCGACCGGGGACGGCCGCTGCACGTGTTCGACGCTGCGAAGGTCTCGGGCGCGCTGGTAGTGCGGCGCGCGCGGGACGGCGAGAGCCTGATGGCTCTCGACGGCCGGACCTACACGCTCAATGGCGATACGGTGGTGATCGCCGACGCGCGCGGCGTCGAGTCGATCGCCGGGATTATGGGCGGCCAGCAGTCCGGCTGCGATGCCGGTACCACGGATGTGCTGATCGAGTCGGCGCTCTGGGATCCGGCCAACATCGCCCAGTCCGGCCGCCGCCTCGGCATCATCACCGATGCGCGCTACCGGTTCGAGCGCGGTGTCGATCCGGCTTTCACGCTGCCGGGCCTCGACCTCGCGACGCGCCTGGTCGTTGATCTCTGCGGCGGCACGCCGACCCAGGCGCGGGTCGCCGGCACGCCGCCCGAAGCCGAGCGCATTATCGATTTCCCCTGGACCGAGGTTCGCCGCCTCGCCGGCATCGATGTGCCCCATACCGAGATGAAGGCGATCCTCGAGACGCTGGGCTTCAACGTCTCGGGCACCGGCGACCGGGCGAAGGTTCTCACGCCGTCCTGGCGCCCCGATGTCGAGGGCAAGGCCGACCTCGTCGAGGAAGTCGTGCGCATCGCCGGCCTGGATCGGATCGAGGCCAAGCCTCTGCCCCGCCTCGCCGGGATCGGCCGGCCGCTGCTCACCGCTATGCAGAAGCGTACCCGCAGCGCCAAGCGCGCGCTTGCGAGTCGCGGGCTTATGGAAGCCGTCACGTGGTCCTTCGTCCCGCACGCGGACGCCGAATTGTTCGGCGGCGGCGATGCTGCCCTCATTCTGGCGAATCCGATCGCGTCGGAGCTGTCGGACATGCGACCCAGCCTCTTGCCAGGGCTTCTGCGAGCGGCACAGCGCAACGCCGACCGCGGCTATCCCGATGCGGCCCTGTTCGAGGTCGGCCAGTGCTTCGCCTCTGACGAACCCGAGGGCCAGACCATCCGCGCGGCGGGGGTCCGCCGCGGCTGCGGCACACTGGCCGGAGCGGGGCGACACTGGGACGGATCAGCAAAGTCCGTCGACGCCTTCGACGCTAAGGCCGACGCCCTGGCCCTTCTCGGCAGCCTCGGGGTACCGACAGGCGGCCTCCAGATCACGGCCGGCGGCCCGTCCTGGCTACATCCCGGCCGCTCGGGCACGCTGCGTTTCGGACCCAAGACTGAGCTCGGCTGGTTCGGCGAGGTGCATCCGCGGATCCTGCAGGCGCTCGATCTCAAGGGGAGCCTCGTGGCCTTCGAGATCGTGCTCGACGCCCTGCCGCTGCCCAAGCACAAGCCGACCAAGGCTAAGCCGGCCCTGTCGCTCCCTGAGTTTCAGCCGCTGTCGCGCGATTTCGCATTCGTGGTTGGCCGCGACGTGCCGGCCGGCGACCTCGTGAAGGCCGCACAAGGCGCGGATCGCAAGCTGGTGACCGGAATCGACGTTTTCGATCTCTACGAGGGGCCGGGCGTGCCAGCGGGCGCGAAGTCCGTCGCAATCGCGGTGCGGCTGCAGCCGGTGGAGCGCACCCTGACCGATGCCGAGATCGAGGCGGTGAGCGCCAGGATCGTCGCCGAAGTGTCGCGGAAGACGGGCGCGACACTCCGGAGTTGA
- a CDS encoding DUF1150 family protein: MTALNPSPLTPADLDPADFEAADLAALGEGHIAYVRPIRSDDVRRFFPQAPELTPGLDLFALLSASGAPIMLADSRDVVLANAVAHDLQPVSLH; the protein is encoded by the coding sequence ATGACCGCTCTGAATCCGTCGCCCCTGACGCCCGCCGACCTCGATCCCGCCGATTTCGAGGCTGCCGATCTCGCGGCCCTGGGAGAGGGCCACATCGCTTACGTCCGGCCGATCCGGTCCGACGACGTGCGCCGCTTCTTCCCGCAGGCCCCCGAGCTGACCCCGGGCCTCGACCTGTTCGCGTTGCTCTCCGCGAGCGGCGCGCCGATCATGCTCGCCGATTCCCGAGACGTCGTGCTGGCCAATGCCGTCGCGCACGACCTGCAGCCTGTCAGCCTGCACTGA
- a CDS encoding alpha/beta hydrolase, protein MTETGPEFLNVGTGSAARRIAVRVRDGAGPPVVWLGGFRSDMTATKATALDAWAATTGRKLIRFDYAAHGESSGRFTDCTISSWLEDTQAVLSAHVDAPPILVGSSMGGWIACLAARAHAAQGGTLAGLVLIAPALDFTEELIWKRLSEAAREMLVRDRVLRRPSDYAPEPDPITLNLIEDGRRNCLLDGALDPGCPIHILQGMRDTDVPYTHALRILSQLPAEGTVLTLIADGDHRLSRMQDIARLQAAVAEIA, encoded by the coding sequence ATGACCGAAACAGGGCCCGAGTTCCTAAACGTCGGCACGGGCAGCGCCGCTCGCCGCATCGCGGTGCGGGTGCGCGATGGAGCCGGGCCGCCGGTCGTCTGGCTCGGCGGCTTCCGCTCGGACATGACCGCCACCAAGGCCACGGCCCTGGATGCCTGGGCGGCCACGACGGGACGCAAGCTCATCCGGTTCGACTATGCCGCCCACGGCGAGTCGAGCGGCCGCTTCACGGACTGCACGATCTCCTCATGGCTGGAGGATACGCAGGCGGTGCTGAGCGCCCATGTCGACGCGCCTCCGATCCTGGTCGGCTCGTCGATGGGCGGTTGGATCGCCTGCCTCGCGGCGCGCGCCCACGCGGCCCAGGGGGGTACGCTCGCGGGCCTCGTGCTCATCGCGCCGGCCCTGGACTTCACCGAGGAGTTGATCTGGAAGCGTCTGAGCGAGGCGGCCCGCGAGATGCTGGTGCGCGACCGGGTTCTCAGGCGGCCAAGCGACTACGCGCCGGAGCCGGACCCGATCACCCTCAACCTGATCGAGGACGGCCGCCGGAACTGCCTGCTCGACGGCGCGCTCGATCCGGGCTGCCCGATCCATATCCTTCAGGGCATGCGCGACACCGACGTGCCGTACACGCACGCCCTGAGGATCCTCAGCCAATTGCCCGCCGAGGGGACCGTGCTCACGCTGATCGCGGACGGAGACCACCGCCTGTCGCGGATGCAGGACATCGCGCGCCTGCAGGCGGCTGTCGCGGAGATTGCCTGA
- a CDS encoding carboxymuconolactone decarboxylase family protein: MPISEILRYADPRVQEAATSPEQQRRLEHHREQVRRRVANFLDRLIVLDSMITGHAGPDERIIHNAGTSSALEPLRTRSTGAFKDRRARRRGAHRCPVEIAPDLARYLIQFPFGDTCSWPGLDLCSREIATVTVPAAVGNAAPKLKVHIVASLNVGLSRAEIVEILMQMAVCAGFPAALNGSFAAKGVLAQQDAAERRS, encoded by the coding sequence ATGCCGATCAGCGAGATTCTCCGCTACGCCGATCCGCGAGTGCAGGAAGCGGCAACAAGTCCGGAACAACAGCGGCGGCTCGAGCACCATCGGGAACAGGTGCGGCGGCGCGTGGCCAACTTTCTGGACCGCCTCATCGTCCTCGACTCGATGATTACCGGCCACGCCGGTCCTGACGAGAGGATCATCCATAACGCAGGCACCAGTTCCGCACTTGAGCCGCTGCGAACGCGGAGCACAGGCGCTTTCAAAGATCGACGGGCACGCCGGCGAGGCGCTCATCGTTGCCCGGTGGAGATTGCGCCGGACCTAGCCCGCTACCTGATCCAATTTCCGTTCGGCGACACCTGCTCCTGGCCCGGGCTCGACCTGTGCAGCCGGGAAATTGCCACCGTCACCGTGCCGGCCGCCGTCGGGAACGCGGCGCCCAAGCTCAAGGTGCACATCGTGGCCAGCCTCAACGTTGGCCTGTCGCGCGCCGAGATCGTCGAGATCCTGATGCAGATGGCCGTCTGCGCGGGCTTCCCGGCCGCCCTCAACGGGTCGTTTGCCGCCAAAGGGGTCCTCGCACAGCAGGACGCGGCCGAGCGGCGAAGCTGA
- a CDS encoding DUF1186 domain-containing protein — protein MDRIALLIDDLAAAEHRPTAALREALKHPAAVAEATLPLLEAAADRQELSPEKTNLLFWGLHVMAHARDARALAPLLRLMRQDEEDLDAVLGDAVTATLAKVLASLFDGDRAPFFRLILDSTADDYVRMALLSACTFLTLEGRIDRAAMHDLLVRFDDAQAAVEEAPVWAGWEETIAHLGFRDLAPRAAAARADGRLTDEISDAAWFKEALRKAETKPEDRDRLGPYQYGYLDDPVDALDWTVEGAGEPQRNPLKDVGRNDPCPCGSGKKFKKCCLGKVDAEGPWMPPGPLFG, from the coding sequence ATGGACCGGATCGCCCTGCTCATCGACGATCTCGCGGCGGCCGAGCACAGGCCGACCGCGGCGTTGCGCGAGGCGTTGAAGCATCCGGCCGCCGTCGCCGAGGCGACCCTGCCGCTGCTCGAGGCGGCGGCCGACCGGCAGGAGCTGAGTCCGGAGAAGACCAACCTTCTGTTCTGGGGCCTTCACGTCATGGCCCATGCCCGGGACGCGCGCGCCCTGGCGCCGCTCCTGCGCCTGATGCGGCAGGACGAGGAAGACCTCGACGCCGTGCTCGGCGACGCCGTCACGGCGACCTTGGCGAAGGTCCTGGCGAGCCTGTTCGACGGCGACCGCGCGCCGTTCTTCCGGCTGATCCTGGACAGCACGGCTGACGATTACGTCCGGATGGCGCTCCTCTCCGCCTGCACCTTCCTGACCCTGGAAGGCCGGATCGACCGCGCCGCCATGCACGACCTGCTGGTGCGGTTCGACGACGCCCAGGCCGCCGTCGAGGAAGCGCCGGTCTGGGCTGGCTGGGAGGAGACGATCGCCCATCTCGGCTTCCGCGATCTCGCCCCACGGGCCGCGGCGGCCCGGGCGGACGGGCGTCTCACGGACGAGATCAGCGACGCCGCTTGGTTCAAAGAAGCCCTCCGCAAGGCGGAGACCAAACCGGAGGATCGGGACCGCCTCGGTCCGTACCAGTACGGCTACCTGGATGATCCGGTGGATGCGCTCGACTGGACTGTCGAGGGCGCCGGCGAGCCCCAGCGCAACCCGCTCAAGGATGTCGGGCGCAATGATCCCTGCCCCTGCGGCTCGGGCAAGAAGTTCAAGAAATGCTGCCTCGGCAAAGTCGACGCGGAGGGTCCGTGGATGCCGCCGGGGCCACTATTCGGCTGA
- the rpmI gene encoding 50S ribosomal protein L35: protein MPKLKTKSGAKKRFKITGTGKVMYAQAGKRHGMIKRTTKQIRNLRGTTTLFEGDAANVKKYFLPNAR, encoded by the coding sequence ATGCCCAAGCTGAAGACGAAATCGGGCGCGAAGAAGCGCTTCAAGATCACCGGCACCGGCAAGGTGATGTACGCCCAGGCCGGCAAGCGCCACGGGATGATCAAGCGGACGACCAAGCAGATCCGCAACCTGCGCGGCACCACGACCCTGTTCGAGGGCGATGCCGCCAACGTGAAGAAGTACTTCCTGCCGAACGCGCGGTAA
- a CDS encoding glycosyltransferase, translating into MAASFWQTPAGGMRLRIGEPRVSDVTRDVTPGLSVFPTEIGALAGARILQIIPELEAGGAERTTVDVAGALAAAGARALVATEGGRLVGELQAKGGHWLRFPAASKNPARMAVNVLRLMALCRREGVQVIHARSRAPAWVALGAARRLGLPFVTTYHGSYSGRTGVKVLYNSVMARGDVVIANSRYTADLIHQLHAEQAGERVRVIHRGTDLAIFNPVAVGAVRVEALRRAWNVAPHERVILLAARLTAWKGHRVLIEAAAQMRDRGVPDLAVVLAGDPQGRTSYERELDGLIAARGLGGIVRRVGHCTDMPAAFRAASAVAVPSVEPEAFGRSAVEAQALGTPVVVSDLGAVPETVLASPDVPSGQRTGWRVPPGDAAALATALTEALSLGASARDALARRGRAHVEAHFSLERMVGDTLAVYAELLGRAP; encoded by the coding sequence ATGGCAGCGAGCTTTTGGCAGACACCGGCGGGAGGCATGCGCCTCCGCATCGGCGAACCGCGGGTGAGTGACGTGACCCGTGACGTAACCCCTGGGCTGTCGGTCTTTCCGACCGAGATCGGGGCGCTGGCGGGCGCCCGGATCCTTCAGATCATCCCTGAGCTGGAAGCGGGCGGCGCCGAGCGGACGACGGTGGATGTGGCCGGCGCCCTCGCGGCGGCGGGCGCGCGCGCGTTGGTGGCCACTGAGGGCGGCCGGCTGGTCGGTGAGCTGCAGGCGAAGGGCGGTCACTGGCTCCGGTTTCCCGCGGCCTCAAAGAATCCGGCGCGCATGGCGGTCAACGTCCTGCGGCTCATGGCCCTCTGCCGGCGCGAGGGCGTGCAGGTCATCCACGCCCGCTCGCGCGCGCCCGCCTGGGTGGCCCTGGGCGCCGCGCGCCGCCTCGGTCTTCCCTTCGTGACGACCTATCACGGCAGCTATTCCGGCCGGACCGGCGTGAAGGTCCTGTACAACTCCGTCATGGCCCGCGGCGACGTGGTCATCGCGAACTCGCGCTACACGGCGGACCTGATCCATCAGCTCCACGCCGAGCAGGCCGGCGAACGGGTGCGGGTCATCCATCGCGGCACTGACCTCGCGATCTTCAATCCGGTCGCCGTCGGGGCGGTTCGGGTCGAGGCGCTGCGTCGGGCCTGGAACGTGGCGCCGCACGAGCGCGTGATTCTCCTGGCGGCTCGCCTGACTGCCTGGAAGGGCCATCGCGTCCTCATCGAGGCGGCCGCCCAGATGCGCGACCGAGGCGTCCCCGACCTCGCAGTGGTGCTGGCGGGCGATCCTCAAGGCCGCACCTCCTACGAGCGCGAACTTGACGGGCTGATCGCGGCGCGCGGGCTCGGCGGCATCGTGCGTCGCGTCGGCCATTGCACGGACATGCCGGCGGCCTTCCGGGCCGCCTCCGCGGTGGCGGTGCCTTCGGTGGAGCCGGAAGCCTTTGGACGCTCGGCTGTGGAGGCGCAGGCGCTCGGCACGCCCGTGGTGGTCTCCGACCTCGGCGCCGTGCCCGAGACGGTCTTGGCGTCGCCGGATGTGCCGAGCGGCCAGCGGACTGGCTGGCGCGTGCCGCCCGGGGATGCTGCCGCGCTCGCGACGGCGCTCACCGAGGCGCTGTCGCTGGGTGCGAGCGCCCGAGATGCGCTCGCCCGCAGGGGGCGGGCGCATGTCGAGGCGCACTTCTCGCTGGAGCGGATGGTCGGCGACACCCTCGCGGTGTACGCCGAGCTTCTCGGCCGCGCGCCCTGA